The DNA window ctacatttttattcctctcCTCAAATAGAAAATAGTAAACAAGTTTTATTGCTACTAACTGAATGTGGCAATAAGTATGTCTACTCCTCTGGTTGAAGACGATAGTGACAAGTCAAGATTTGCTTCAATCGCTTTACCGTGTTAATGATCGTTCAAGGTAACGtcattttaaaacattttgtGCATAAAAATTgtggtataaaaattatatttcacatCGCACATCTGTTCCCAAAACTTTGCGTACccaaatatataaaatttatcaaaaacagAATTTAGTTTTGAATGAGTTCGTCCGTCTCGGGTTCACGATTTTACACTAAATAACATTCACTACGATTCCAATACTGTAAAGCAGAACTTTTGACTGGGTTATACGGGGTAGTCCAACAACTGATGACTTCACTTATCGTTTGCACCAAGGTGAGTTACTTTGATCCAAACTCCGCGTTCCGGATAGAGGAATCGTGCGCCAAGTTTGTACCGGAGTGGATTTTGCGACTTGTCGCACAGAGAAAGCTTGAACTTGTCAAGCACCTTGACGATACCGATTTTCGACTGTTGCTCGGCAAACCGAGAACCTGCAAGAAAATAGGGTTATCAAAACCATTGATCCTGCGAGATGGATTTTCGAGTCGTGTAATCCGCGCAGGAGAAATCACGAAAGAAGTGACTGACCTATGCAATTTCTGGGTCCACCACCGAAGGGTATAAAAGTGTAGGGACGTCGTTCAGCCTTGGCTTCTTCGGTGAATCTCTCCGGGTCGAATTTCTCCGGGTCGGGGAAAAATTCCGGGTTGTGGTGGAAGGCGTAGATGGGGATGAGGCACTTTGATCCTGCTGGTAGCACCACGTTTGTTCCGGGGAGTTGGTAGGGCTTAACTGAGACTCGTTCGATTTGCGGAATGACTGGATATTTCCTTAGTGTTTCTGAAAGAGTGATAACGCTTTGATACTAGTGCTTATCCTGGATCGTCATTCTTGCAGATTTGTAAATTCGATCCTACCTTGAAACACTTTGTCCAAGTATTTCATGCCCTGCAAACCATCCCAGGTGATTTCTCCCTTGTTAGCGGCTTGCATTTCACGCAGTTCCTTCCGAAGACGTTCTTGAATATCTTGATGAACAGCCAGCTCGTGAAGGGCGTACCCGATCGTCGTTGAGCTCGTCTCAAAACCGGCTCCAAAAAAGACGTACGCTTGGGCGGTCAGGAGTTTGTCATCGAACACTGTAAGCAAACGCGAAGGAGTCAGGGTGCTGCCGAGACTCATGGGTGAAGGAAATGCAGAGTAGTAACCCGAACCTCGACATACCTACGTCATCCTCGCCCAGTTTCTGGTCGGTGTTTTTGAGGTTCCTCAGAAGGTCTATGAAGTCGTGCCTCTGCACGTTGTTCTTCTCTCGGTATTCGAAGGCTTCCCTCGTGATTCTGAGGAAGAACTCTTCGACGTCCGGCGATGTCAGGGAGAGCTTCAATTTCTTGAACAACCACGGAGAACTGGCTTGAACCAGAAGCGTGAATCGGCTCCAGAATGAAGAGCTGTCAGTGATCTTCCTTCCCATCTTACGGAAGGCTGCATCTTCGTCGCTCAACGAGTTCATTTGGATCCCAAATACACAGGATCCAATAACGTCCGTGGTGAACTTGGCGCTAACTTCCCTGGCTTCGATGGGCTCATTTTTCTGAGCCAGCGAGTCAAGGTACTTCTCCAAGTCCTTTGCGCACTCCAAAAGAAGGTAATGCATGTGCTTCAGTCTCGCCGAGGTGAAGGTGGGGGTGAGCTTCGTTCTCACTCCCTTCCACATCTTCCCATCGAGCATGGCTACGTGCTGGGAGAGCGGATCCACTTCCGGATTGAAGGTCATCCCGCGACTGGTCCAGGAGTCGAAATTCTTCACCATAATGTCCCGAAGTACGTCCGGATCGACGAGGAATAATCTCGGCGAAAGGATTTCCCATACACCGCCGAATCTCTCTCCTTTTAACTTGCCGAAAAGTTCTTTCAGCATTTCAGGCACCGACTTCTTCTTGTTTATAACGTCGGCATAGGTGCCCAAATAGCTTTCCAGCTTTATATACGGCACCCCCTTTCTTTCCCAGTAAGTAAACTGCCGGCGAATTAACATGTAAACAACCGCAGCCACACCGACCAACACTAGCCCCAGGTTAATTGCGATTTGGAAAAACATTGTTGCCCGGTTCCGAATATCACTTTATGAATCGAGCTCTCTGCTACTTCGTCACGATCTGCCAAACGAACTGCTTCCAGTGCTCTCTGCGCCAAGGAACATCAAACTGCTTTCGCTGGGCGGAGTCCGGCGATATAAGACAGCGGAGATTTTGTGCACAGTCATGCCGACTATGTAGCCTTCGAAACTCGTGACGTAATACAACGTAGCTGTATCTTGGCGCGTCGACGCACGTATAGTATAATGAATCTTAAGACTAGACGTACACTGTACCtagcttattgttagattaAGGCGGTTCGACgcttattatttttcaccgtgaAATGCTTCTCTGTGCTTGTTATTTTTCCCAATAAGTTACAAACTATCCATTGCTCAACATCTATCTTGTTGTGAATCTTGGATAACTTTGGGTTGACAGATCTTGCCACCGCACTCAGATAACTTTTTCTATTATCTGAGAATTCGTGACTCGGCTGTAATAAAGATAAGTGGGTTGCAGTTGACGCGCAATTCATTTCCAACAATTCGTCATACATCGGTAGCACATTTTCCGTACTATTTTTAGACGAGTAGATGGTAGATGGTAGATTTGGTAAAAAAGATCGTCTCTTCTGCCACTGGCTCCTCGCACTTCGCGACAGGTGTGACCTCGTGTCAGCGTTTACACAGTATGATCAGCCATCTTTGGAAACGTCCAaacattttctctctctttttctctctttctcttcaaACGCAGTTTAAAAAGCAGACGTCTTTATTTGACAGGCTGCCTCTTAGTTAATATCCTCAGAAGAGGGGAATCTGATTATATaaccgaatttttttcattcttttgcTAAACTTTCCATGTACTCACAATTCCGATCAGCCATACATGCGAATATCAGAAATCCCTTACTATTTCCACATgttatttcagaattttctgcCACAAACTATTTGTAGCACCGAATCAGCTCTTGTTTTTGGTAAGATTTACGCCCACCTCTTGGAAGGTGAGCGCATCGCGGCTGGTCTATAGTGGTCGTAAGTCCTTGtatctaaaaaattttaccctgAGATTCTTGATACTGTTGACTATTGTGAAATAAACATCGAGGTAATGATGAGAAGTTGCTTTGTTGTTGGGTGATACTGATATTAATGTGCTGTTGGGTGTGAGGTACCCAGAATGAGTCGAGTAACTAATTTTTACGTTAATAAGTGTGATTTGTTTCAGGCCATTTTGATGTAATTTCTATTTAATGATGTAATTAATGACTATTACAATCATCacgaattattttattcagtaaGTTAGATCGAACTAGAATTAAACCTTCCGAAGGTACTACCTAGCTTTGATTTTATACATACGGCTGTATTACATATCACATGATCGGCTAATCTTATCTTAATTAACAACACTTGTCTTAATTTgatttgattcaattttatacgaaCTACAGTACCAACATCCTCCTTACATTTTCAGTCATACCTTACTTGCTTggccatttttattttctttatccaACTGGTGTTTGAACTCTATGCGGGTATATGCTACGTTCTATCGTGCTGCAATGTTGTTTA is part of the Neodiprion virginianus isolate iyNeoVirg1 chromosome 5, iyNeoVirg1.1, whole genome shotgun sequence genome and encodes:
- the LOC124305000 gene encoding probable cytochrome P450 6a13, which gives rise to MFFQIAINLGLVLVGVAAVVYMLIRRQFTYWERKGVPYIKLESYLGTYADVINKKKSVPEMLKELFGKLKGERFGGVWEILSPRLFLVDPDVLRDIMVKNFDSWTSRGMTFNPEVDPLSQHVAMLDGKMWKGVRTKLTPTFTSARLKHMHYLLLECAKDLEKYLDSLAQKNEPIEAREVSAKFTTDVIGSCVFGIQMNSLSDEDAAFRKMGRKITDSSSFWSRFTLLVQASSPWLFKKLKLSLTSPDVEEFFLRITREAFEYREKNNVQRHDFIDLLRNLKNTDQKLGEDDVVFDDKLLTAQAYVFFGAGFETSSTTIGYALHELAVHQDIQERLRKELREMQAANKGEITWDGLQGMKYLDKVFQETLRKYPVIPQIERVSVKPYQLPGTNVVLPAGSKCLIPIYAFHHNPEFFPDPEKFDPERFTEEAKAERRPYTFIPFGGGPRNCIGSRFAEQQSKIGIVKVLDKFKLSLCDKSQNPLRYKLGARFLYPERGVWIKVTHLGANDK